A segment of the Aureliella helgolandensis genome:
AAGTGCACGGGAAGTTTGGCAAGTTCCTCTAAGCTGATCGCATCGTAGTGTGCCAAGGTTTGCAAGTCATCAATCCCGTACCCAGCTTTGATGTAGACATCGTAGAGTTGTATATTGCTAGGACTGGTGCCGTCCTTGAGCTTGAAAGCGAATTCGACAGGCAGGTAGCTATACGTCCAACTTGGAAGATCCCATTCGCCAGGCTCAAGCCCTTCTGCAACGAGGAGATCATGTGAATCGCCTTCCAAGAATCGTCGCAAATGATAGACATTGTTGTGGCGATCTGCGGCGATCACGGCTTTAGGGTTACCCGTCTCTGGTGGTTCCACAATGAAGACTGGAACTGAGCTGAACAACTCAACGTCGTTTTTCGCGGAATCGTAGTCCATGACGTCGATGGCGCTAGCATCCGGATTGATGTGCCTGAGCCCCAGTGCATGTCCGATTTCGTGTGTTGCAGTTTCCGCATCCAATTCAACATTACCAGCTGCATAAACGAGCACAATGTCTTCTGGGCGCCGATTGAATCTGTCGATGCTGTCGCCAACTGCATAGCCAAGCAAGTCTGAATTCGCAAGTGTGAAATAGACCGTAGTAGCTCCGCGTTCAAAATTAGGCGCATTGGCCGGTTCATCGACGATTTCAACGCGAGATATCCCGGATTGCACGAATTGTTGTTCGATATGGTTCCGTAAAGCCCTGCGATAGTCAGGTTGTGACATGTAGGCAGGAGTACCTCCAGGCTTAACCACGTACTCCGGATGGCCACTGTCGGTAACGACTAGTTCTACCTTGACCGGGGCCACTTGTCCCCAGTAGAGTACGACACGGTGCATCGGCAGTTCTGTGCGAACGATGGCCTGACCGCCAGCGGTGCTCACCCAAAACGCGGCGGTTCCGAGATTATTCAATGAATCATGAACAGCGACATCTTTGATGGTGCCTACTCCGGGGATCTCTTCTCCTTGGAGGATCACACTCGTAGGAGTACTGACTACAAAATCCTCAATAAACGTCCCAGTGTCCCGATCGACTTCGAATTTCACTTGAGAGCGAAATACGCCCACTTTGCCTTGGTTGTCGATTGCCTGAAACAAGAACGACGAAGAGATCGTGTCTGTATTGATATTGGTAGCACTTACATATTGATCGATTGCAAACTCGCTAAACCCGTCTTTAAGACTAGCAATGCGCACCAGTTCCCGTGGCTCATTGGAATTGGCGACACTTGCGAACAATCCTGGGCCAGTAATTCCATCGCCATCCACGTCCTTATTTTCATACTCTTCACCATAGAAAGTGACGATTGATCCATCATCGCTGATGCCTGGACGCATTCCGAGATTCTTCCATTTACCTTGCGCTGTGGATGCAATCGCTGTGGTACCTCCCTTGCCAGTGCTGTTATGTAGCACGATCTCCTTGGGGCCTTCGGATCCCTTGCGTAGGGCGACTACCACTTTGTTACCATCCGCGGCTTTGAATCGGAAGAATGCGGGAGCCGCTGGAAGCGTAGAAACCTCGCTCCCGCTCCCCCAAGTTGGATTGCTGGCCGTGTCTCGGGCATCGACGAAGTTTTCACTGAGATGAATCTCCCAATCGGTGTCGCCTGCATGCTCCCCACTCCGTTCATCCCAGTATTCGTAACCCGCAAAAGCGAGTTTGCCATCGTTCGCAATGCTGACAGAAGTTGCCAACGTGTCGAAGTATTCTCCGTCCATTTCAGGACTGAAGGCATGAGCGACGATATTCTCGCTCGCGCCGGGATTGTAAACGTTCCAGATTCTCGCATCCCAACTGATTCCATCCGGCAGGGAGGCTCGATCCACGGCTGCAACCTGACCAATGTTGTTGAGTTGCAGCTCTCGTCCGTATGTGCGAGATGGGCTGGGACTCTCAAAACTCATGCGTTGAATAAACAGAGGCTCTTCAGTATGCCAGATGCTTTGCCCCGCAGAAGTGGCTCCTACCAGGGCAACGCCTCCCGAGTCATTGATGGAGACAGCTGGCTCTATGTTTTGTAGCGTGACAATTCCATTGGCTCCGGTTTGAGCCATGATGTCAAACTTGTAGAAGGAACTTAGGCATTCGCGACTCTCGAGTAACTCCAGCTCCAGATGATGTCGCAAAACACGTCGGTTGCTTGGACCAATGGCTGTGCCTCGAGTTCGCCTATCGCCCGTTACCAATTGCCCGATTCGCCAGACCATCGCCGATGCTCTAGACCTGTCCTTCATGATGCTATTCTGCCTAGTTCAAATTGCCGCTAGTTCCGGAGAAACGAATAAAGCCCGTGTCCCTATGCCGACCAGATTTTTAAGCTGCAGAGTATACCCGAAGATTCAACATCCCTTTCGGGCTAGTGCTTATCCGAGTTTTACTTCTACTAACCATTTCCGACGCAACAACAACCTAGCTATCATAGACAAGAGTGATCCAATTGCAGCGATGGAACTGTTGCAACTCGCGTAGGATGATTTAATAAGAAGATTTCCAGTCCGTCTCTCAAACAGCATTGCTCATTTTGCAAGTGTGTCATGAAGCGCGTGGTAGAGTATAGCGGTTCCATTAAGGGTATCGCGGAATTTCGGAAGCGTCCGAATCGTTGTTAAAAGTTGAAAGGTGGTCTCCCAGAAGGCAATATATTGCCTTCTGCATTTTCCAATTTACGTCGGTTACCGCCGACGGGGAGACCACCATGACTGAATCTAGTTTGTTGCGCGAGCTTGGGCAAGTTTCGAACGCTGAAGTTGGCGAAGTGTTTCGCGAATTCTTACGGGGCTCGATCGTGAAGATGGCCTGTGAGGTAATGGCTGCCAAAGTGGCTGAACTGTGCGGCCCTAAGCACTCCCCGAGCGATTGTCGGACCTATCGAGCTGGTAGCGCCGCGGGACGCATCTTGGTCGAAGGTGAACGAGAGTCGGTGACGCGTCCGCGAGTTCGCGAGCGTCAGGAGGCGGGTGGAAGCCGCGAAGTGGAGCTGCTCAGCTACGCCGCCGCCAACAATCCTGAGCAGCTTGAGAAGGCTGTAATTCAAGCGTTGAAGTCTGGGGGCAGCACTCGTCAGATGTCTGTGGTGAAGCCGAAGTCGCCAGGCGTAAGCCGCTCGAGCGTCTCGCGTCTATGGCAAGAGGCGGGAACACGATTGATCGACGAGCTACGCAGCCGTGATCTGTCGGGGCATACGTGGTGCATTCTGATGCTCGATGGTATCCGGCTAAGCTCAGACCAGACGGCAGTGGTTGCTCTCGGTATTGATTCTGAAGGCTGCAAGCATGTGCTCGACTTTGCTCTGGGCAGTAGTAAAAATGCCGTTGTATCCAATGAATTGCTTGCTCGCTTGGCTCGTCGCGGCTTTACTTGCTCGCAGCGTTTACTGGCAGTCCTGGATGGCAGCGATGTGCTTCGCAGAGCGGTCAAGGAGCACTTCCCCGACTCGGTCATCCAACGCTGCTTAGTTCACAAGGAACGCAACATCCGTGGCAAGCTATCGAAGCGTCATACGGGCGAACTCGCTCGACTGTTTAGACGACTCCGTAGCGTGCAGGGCTATACCGCCGCACAAGAGGTCGTCGGCGAGCTAGAGGCATTCCTTGAGCCTCTCAATGCCGAAGCGTTTAAGAGCCTTCATGAGGCCGGTGAGGACCTGCTAGCCCTACACCGACTCGAAGTGCCAAACACGCTCCATCGTTCACTGCTAAGTACCAACGCGATTGAGAACTCCTTCCTGAACACGCGTCGCCGCTTGGGGCGTGTAACTCGCTTCCGAGCCGACACGGATCAGGCGAGTCGCTGGCTGTCGTACGCACTGCTTGAGGCCGAAAAGGGGTTCCATCGAATCAGCGGCCACCAGGAACTACCTAAGCTGATTGCCGCCCTAGCGAGAGAACACGAGGCTACACCAACAAAGCCGCTGCAGTTTGACCATCGCTTGAACCATCCCCGGCATGTGGGGCAGGACGGCTTCCACCTCTGAATCGGCAACCGGCTCAACTGGATCCGTCTCCCGGGCACCGCTACTGCCTACCATCTCGCCGCCAACCGATTGGAGTCGGCGAAGTACGGACTCGTCAACCAAATCCTCTGAAACACCCCACTTTACCATTTGCTTGATTTTGCCGACCCCCATATTGATGTAGGTACGACTGCAATCGGCGTCAATCATCGACTTAATCAGCTCTTTGAGCGCCAAGGGTCGGAAGTCGGCAACGTCGTAATCACCATAGCGGGCGCGCAGTCGCTTCATAATCGCCTTGATTGTCTCAATGGAACCGGTCTGGCTGCCATCATCACGACGATACCGCTTCTCGCAATGCTTGCGGAATCGGTTGATAAGGTCGGCAACGGTGATTCCCCCGGCCTCATGCTCGGGGAGTCCAAAGGTCGTATCACGACCGGTGACCAGCCATTGGTTGATAAGCCGGCGTATTCCAGCTTGCTGGCTTTGGTCCCATGTGGGCCTAGATAGTGGTCCCTACCGTTGATTGAAACGACGGCTTGGCCACTGCGGCGATGCTTGCGATATTTGGGGACCGCTGTAATCAGTTTGGGCATGTGCGAACGCCTCCTTTGGGCTCAAAACGGTATGTACCGTTTTGTGCTGTTTGGAAAACGCCGCACTTCCGAACACCAGAAGGCAACCTAAGTCCTTATTCGGCAACGATTTAAGAGAAGTCGGGCTGGCGGGATTTGAACCCACGACCTCTACCACCCCAAGGTTGCAGCCCCCCGTTTCTTCACTAGCAAAAACCAGGGCAAACGCTCTAGTGCGTGAACCGTTGCACCAAATGTTGCACCAGATGTTCCAAGCCAGCGAATCCGGCGTAGCCGTGCTGATAGTCGAGGCTTTGGGGGAAAGTGCCTCTGTTCGGCTTGTTGCGCAGATAGCGAAAGAGCTGAGTCAACGCAATTCTTCAGGCATGTCGTAGAGGACGACTGCAGCAAAGAGCACTCCATCCGCGGGAACTTACGTGAGTCATGTCCTTTGAACCCGATAGAACCTCTGCTGGAGCGGCAGTCTACGGCGCTAAAGCGTTCACAGACAGTCAGCAGAAGAACTTGGCCGCACCTTTTAGAGGTGCGCAGCTGCGCACCTAAGCGCAAAAGCGTTTACGGATCATCTGAAGAAGAACTGGTAGACGGTAAGGAGACAAAAAAGAGGATTGGTAATGCGGCTGGAGACTGCTCGCTGGCCGTAGACCGGGGTAAGCAACGCTGCGGTTCGCAATTGCCTGAGCGAGGTCAAGACTGCACAGTCTGCGCAGTCTGTGCAGTCCCCTGGATTGGTAAGCCTGGGCGATGAGTGCTCAATCGCTGAGTCTCCTCACCGCGACTCTGGCTCTAGCATTAGTGGGTTGTGCTAGCAGCCTGGCCGGATCAACTGAGTGCTGTCGTCCCCCCTTGCTCTTGGCAACCCGATGAGTGCCCCTCAAACACTCCCAAACAGTCGTCTAGATGGCGTCTAATTCCACGACCAATCCCCTTCAAACCTCATTTTGGTTCACATGTGGGCCGTTTCGCCTCCAACACAATCAGAACTAGTGAAGCCTACTTGAGTGTTTGAACTCGAGAAGCAACTTCTATCCGTATATTGCCCGTGTTTCGGATGGATCTACAAGGCAAACTGCGGGCTAAGTAACTGCTGAAGGGGACGCGCGACGTTAATCGCTCCCAATCGATCGGAAAAAGCAAAATCTTGGCACCGCAGCGACTTCTGGCACGTCGTAAAGTTTCCAGCCCGCAGCTGCTTAGGCTTAGCAATGTCCGCAAGCCGAAGGATCGACCATGGCTCTACGCGTCGTTTTCCGTGGAAATACAGTGCTATTGAGCTTTCCCAGGCAAGTGCGTCGGCCATCAAACTAGCAGCTTGCGGCTCATCAAAACCTGCAAAACGCAATTTTCATCGTTTGTGTTACTGCGGGCGAAAATTGTCGCTCGCGCGCGTCAAACCGTGCGTCCGAGGTGCCCCAGCAGCCGCTTGGAGCGTTGGAAGAGCCTTGGACGCAGGGTATTGAATCGATCAGCCCTCCGAAACGACAAACGAACAGCGATTCACAAACTCAGTTTTGACATAGCGCAGGAATCTGCGACAGCTGACGGTCGGCCGGCAAGGTTTTAGGCGTCGAGTTGGACCTAAATACTTAGCCAAATTCGGCAATTTGACTTAGTCAGATGCAAGCTACGGGCAATGCCGTCGGCTGGCCTTGATCAGGTGACCGATCGTGGATCGGTCCATCTTTCCAATCACTCGCTTGATGCTCACGCGTGAGCCACTCTCACGCAGTTCCCCTTCTTCCCAAGCAGACTCACCACCGACTCAAAGGCGGAGCTAATAACTTCGCTACCAGCGATAGGCGACCATATCTCGAAACTCAACGGAAACACGCCAGAATGAGGCGTAGACGCCGCGAGGTGCCATTCTACAGTTAAGCCGGCAATGTCGCCGGCTCGCCTCCTAAGCTACCCAAGGTAACGCATTGGCGTGTAAGCGAACAACACGAATATTGCGATGCCGACAATCAGTTTCCAAGCCGACGACGAGATGGCAAAACTAAGCCGCTTGAGGCAAGAAACAGGAGCATCGTCTTGGCCGTGGGCTAAAAATGCGACAGTCTACTATTGATTGAGCCTGAATCGCCGGATTCGCTCCACCGCTTCGCACCTTCATCCCGAACTTTGAAAGGGTTGATCAACTATCTGAGAAAAGTAGTCGGTCACATTGAGTAAAATGGCTGCCAAGCGCCCGCTCAGCAACCAGACTCGAACCACTGTCCTATTATTCCGAGTAGGCTAGTGCGGTGGTTAGCAGGCCGCGTCATAATTCGCCCCCCAGTGCAAGCAGGTTTTTCCCGTGAAATTAGCAACTTGGAATCTGGAGTCCTCCAGAAGTCTTTCGCCTGAACGGGCAGCAGCATTCCGAGAGGCAATTAAAGAGGTCGATGCCGACGTCTGGGTGCTTACAGAAACATGTGCGAGATTCTCCCCGGGAGATCAGTATCACCTCGTGGCCCAGTCCGGCCCTGCTACGGATTTGAAGGCGTCGTCTGATCGGCGTTGGGTCTCGATCTGGTCACGGTTCGATGGCTCGCCATTGGAAATTCAAATACAGACAGACCGCATGGCTTGCGTATTGCTCCAGGAGCCTAACGGAAGAGACACGCTAATCGTGGGGACGCTACTTCCGTGGCTAAGCGACTCCCTCTGGCCCGGTGCTAAAGGATTTTGTGATGCTCTTGGTGAACAAGTCGATGAGTGGACCAGGCTAAATGCGATGCATCCCGGTTCAGATCTGGTTGTTGCAGGCGACCTCAACCAATCACTTCCCTACCAGCAATATTACGGCTCGATAGCGGGGGCGAGTGCCCTCAGTGACGCGTTGCGAACTCGCGGTCTACTCTGCCAGACCGAGGGAAGCGATCCCTCAACCAGTAAACCGAGAATCGACCATCTGTGCATCAGGAGAAGTATGGTCGACACTACCGCTAAGCCTGCGGTAGAGTCCTGGCCAGTTCCTTGCATACAGGGACGCCCAATTAGCGACCATGCTGGTGTTAGTATTCACTTGAATCCACCGACCAATGAACGCCAGGAAACCGTGCAGTAAGCAAGTGCTACACAGTCACAATTCAATCCCAGCTGCAACAATTGTGAGAATTGGCAGAGTTCACCAGCAGGGAGTGCCCAGTCTGTGCACCAGCGATGATCCAACGACGCGACGCTGCTGAGGGTCGATTCCTCCAACTCGCAAAGGAGCGACGCTGGCTAGGTTCGCTCGTCATCCCCAAGCATCTCAGGGCCGCGTGACTGCGTAAGGACACGCCCTCATTTGTGACTTCGGAGGATCGCGTTCGTGACTCAGGTCGCTTTGGTGGCACGGAAAAACTGGATGGGGCATTTAACTTTGCAAGGCGGTTGGAAAAACAAGCTGCTAAACGAGGACTGTAAGCGAATTCACGAGGAGAGGCACGAGTTGAATCGGCTCGTATTTGCATACAGGTTCGGTATCACGTCAACCCCAAAAGATGCGGTTAAGCAAGGGGGCTTCAAGCAATTCGGCTGGACACTGGAACCATACGATCTGGATCGCCTACGAACCCGGCTCGCTCGCGATCTTCGTCATCTGATTGCGCAGCAGCCTGCCATTTTCTGTCGACCGTTTT
Coding sequences within it:
- a CDS encoding endonuclease/exonuclease/phosphatase family protein, which produces MKLATWNLESSRSLSPERAAAFREAIKEVDADVWVLTETCARFSPGDQYHLVAQSGPATDLKASSDRRWVSIWSRFDGSPLEIQIQTDRMACVLLQEPNGRDTLIVGTLLPWLSDSLWPGAKGFCDALGEQVDEWTRLNAMHPGSDLVVAGDLNQSLPYQQYYGSIAGASALSDALRTRGLLCQTEGSDPSTSKPRIDHLCIRRSMVDTTAKPAVESWPVPCIQGRPISDHAGVSIHLNPPTNERQETVQ